From a single Pieris napi chromosome 7, ilPieNapi1.2, whole genome shotgun sequence genomic region:
- the LOC125050956 gene encoding protein l(2)37Cc translates to MAQFFNRIGQLGLGVALVGGVVNSALYNVDGGHRAVIFDRFAGVKNLVVGEGTHFFIPWVQRPIVFDIRSRPRNVPTVTGSKDLQNVNITLRILFRPIPDQLPKIYTILGIDYDERVLPSITAEVLKAVVAQFDAGELITQRELVSQKVSESLTERAAQFGLILDDISITHLTFGKEFTQAVELKQVAQQEAEKARFLVEKAEQQKKAAIIAAEGDAQAAVLLAKSFGAAGEGLVELRRIEAAEDIAYQLSKSRNVTYLPQGQNVLLNLPTQN, encoded by the exons ATGGCCCAATTTTTCAATCGGATTGGTCAACTCGGATTGGGAGTAGCTCTGGTTGGAGGAGTAGTAAATTCAGCATTGTACAATG TTGATGGTGGCCACAGAGCAGTAATATTTGACAGATTTGCTGGTGTTAAAAACTTAGTAGTTGGTGAAGGAACTCACTTCTTCATCCCTTGGGTTCAAAGACCGATTGTTTTCGATATAAGGTCTAGACCTCGTAATGTCCCAACTGTTACTGGAAGTAAAG atCTTCAAAATGTCAACATCACCCTGCGTATTTTATTCAGACCAATACCAGATCAGCTTCCAAAGATCTACACTATTCTTGGTATTGATTATGATGAAAGAGTTCTACCATCTATAACAGCTGAGGTTTTAAAGGCTGTCGTAGCCCAATTTGATGCAGGGGAACTAATTACACAAAGAGag CTTGTGTCACAAAAAGTAAGTGAAAGTTTAACAGAAAGAGCAGCACAGTTTGGTTTGATTCTTGATGATATTTCTATTACCCACTTGACGTTTGGCAAGGAGTTTACACAGGCTGTTGAGTTAAAACAAGTGGCGCAGCAAGAAGCTGAAAAGGCTAGATTCTTAGTAGAAAAGGCTGAACAACAAAAGAAAGCTGCCATTATTGCCGCAGAGGGTGATGCTCAAGCCGCTGTGTTGCTTGCTAAATCATTTGGAGCTGCTGGTGAAGGTCTTGTAGAACTTAGACGTATTGAAGCAGCAGAAGACATTGCATACCAACTATCCAAATCACGCAACGTTACTTACTTACCTCAAGGACAAAATGTACTCCTAAACCTGCCAAcacaaaactaa
- the LOC125050954 gene encoding inactive peptidyl-prolyl cis-trans isomerase shutdown-like has protein sequence MEGPPIVLEDGLDLQKLITSSSILNINVDYDDFDNFQEDDDPNKFDPIGEPVETFESLEKHLVPIDGNGYVKKKILEEGGGMPLHEGCTVYIAYSGYWEKSLEPFDIWKPNKPLVVDLKENGLLPGILLAVKSMLVGEKSIFLLSHQVAYGDLGIPPRIQPRAKCVFFIKLMKSILTSKEGPLNFSEPNTFKRVLHEVKMIHVSGITLYKSNNLPAAIQLFKKGVNMLHKCRLADEDEETQQRKLLVKLYTNLAICYNITKQPLKACISCNELHRLESLWNNSKVLFQNAKALRMIGQFEEARKKLKRALNLSPNNNGIRAEIELLEKTSKACHIDVCLNSGRNLIDNNFKREVDNLVSNFKQNLNVCKLTLPPGMNSSEIEYVKEACFRENLFFNQVQETCTLDKEESNEVEDFINI, from the exons ATGGAAGGTCCTCCGATCGTATTGGAAGATGGGCTAGATCTACA GAAACTAATTACTTCAAgttctatattaaatataaatgtcgaTTACGATGACTTTGATAATTTTCAAGAAGACGATGACCCCAACAAATTTGATCCGATTGGTGAGCCTGTTGAAACGTTTGAAAGCCTAGAAAAACATCTAGTACCTATTGATGGTAATGGCTatgttaaaaagaaaatattagagGAGGGTGGTGGTATGCCTTTACATGAAGGATGCACAGTATACATTGCCTATTCTGGATACTGGGAAAAAAGTTTAGAACCTTTTGATATTTGGAAGCCCAATAAACCCCTA GTAGttgatttaaaagaaaatggcTTGTTACCTGGAATATTATTGGCAGTAAAATCTATGTTAGTGGgagaaaaatctattttccTATTATCACACCAAGTGGCATATGGAGATTTAGGTATACCACCAAGAATTCAACCAAGAGCTAAATGTGTGTTCTTTATTAAGCTTATGAAAAGTATTCTGACCTCCAAAGAAGG GCCACTAAATTTCTCTGAACCAAATACTTTCAAAAGAGTTCTTCATGAAGTTAAGATGATCCATGTATCAGGTATTACTTTGTATAAATCAAACAATCTGCCTGCTGCAATCCAGTTATTCAAAAAAGGAGTAAACATGCTTCATAAATGTCGTTTAGCTGATGAAGATGAAGAAACCCAGCAACGgaaattattagtaaaattgTATACTAATTTAGCTATATGTTATAACATTACAAAACAACCACTTAAGGCTTGTATATCATGCAATGAGTTACATAGGTTGGAAAGTTTATGGAATAATAGcaaagttttatttcaaaatgctAAAGCATTGAGAATGATAGGACAATTTGAGGAAGCTCGGAAAAAACTCAAGAGAGCTCTGAATTTAAGTCCAAATAATAATGGAATCAGAGCTGAAATtgaattattagaaaaaaccaGCAAAGCATGTCATATTGATGTTTGTTTAAATAGCGGCAGGAATTTAATAGACAACAATTTCAAAAGAGAAGTAGATAACTTAGTTTCAAACTTTAAACAAAATctaaatgtgtgtaaattaaCTTTGCCACCAGGCATGAATTCTAGTGAAATAGAGTATGTTAAAGAAGCTTGTTTTAGagagaatttatttttcaatcaaGTTCAAGAAACCTGTACACTGGATAAAGAAGAATCAAATGAAGTTGAAGATTTCATAAACATTTAA